Below is a window of Paenibacillus bovis DNA.
CACTACACCCACGAAGGAGAAATGATTATGTCTTCCATCAAACAATTAAAAAAAGAAGTTGCTCCCTTTGAAAAAAATGATTCCAACAAAAGTATTATGCAATTGATTACGACTATACTTCCCTTAATTATACTCTGGTTCGCCGCCTATTGGAGTTTGTCTGTATCCTACTGGTTGACGATTCCGATTACTATTGTGGCTGGGCTGTTCGTTATCCGCACATTCATTATTTTCCATGATTGCTGTCATGGTTCGTTCTTCAAAAATCGTCAGCTGAATAATATTATCGGGACAATTACCGGTGTAATCACGCTGACTCCCTACATGCAGTGGAAGCAAAGTCACTCGATTCATCATGCAACCAGCAGCAACCTGGACAAGCGTGGAACCGGCGATATCTGGACACTTACCGTCAACGAATACGCTGAAGCACCATGGTATACACGTCTGAGCTATCGTCTGTATCGCAATCCGTTCGTACTGTTCGGTATTGGCCCTATCGCAGTATTCCTGATCCAACAGCGTTTTAACCGTCGCGGCGCGAAACGTACAGAACGTCTGAATACGTATCTGATCAACATCCTGATCGTGGCCCTGTATACCGGACTGTGCCTGCTGGTAGGCTGGAAAGCTTTTGTCATGATTCAGCTGCCTATCTTCTACATCGCAACGATGCTTGGTATCTGGTTATTCTATGTACAACATACATTTGAAGATTCGTATTTTGAAAAAGAAGACGAGTGGTCTTATGTACAGGCGGCAGTAGAAGGCAGCTCTTACTATCAATTGCCGCTCGTACTGCAATGGTTCACAGGTAATATTGGATTCCACCATGTGCATCATCTGAGCCCTCGTGTACCGAACTATTATCTGGAAGATGCACATAATGCAACGCCGCCGCTGCAAAAAGCGACCACGATTACACTCAAAACCAGCTTCAAATCGATTCGTTTCCGTCTGTGGGATGAGGAAGGCAAGAAATTTATCAGCTTCCGCCAGTTCAAACAGCAGGAAAGACAGAATCAGCGAATCATTAATGAACCGAAACCATCTGCTGCAGTTCAGATGGATTTGAAGTAAAATAGAAGTAGACCGGTGAATCGGGAATATCCTTTTCACCGGAAAACTGCAAGAAAGCAATGGTGATAAGCAAAAGTGACCCGGATGAATAAACTGCAGGAACTCTTTCGCAAAAGTACAGGCGGCATTAACCTGTACATATGGCTGCTGTTTTTTATACTACCGTTCTACTTTATCTACGACAAATTCTCGATCATGGGCTTTGTATTCGGAGTTATCCTGATCCTGGTATTCTTCACCGCCAATCTGCTGTCCCTGATTGTCAAAGGGCGGCAGATTTATGTATGGTTTGGGATACAGATTGCGCTCTCGGTCATTATGGGACTGAACTTCGGTTTTATTTATTTCTCCCTGTTCCTGTCTTTTTTTCTGGGAGCCGTGCATAACAAAGTGGGATTTTTTGTATTATACATTATCAATCTACTCAGTACGCTTGGACTCAGTTATATTAGTCTGGTATCGGATACGACGGAGTTTATCGGACAGTTGCCTCTGGTTATGATCAATGTGATCGCTGTAATTCTTGTTCCGATTCAGGCACACAATAAGACCCGTCAGGATCATTTGCAGGGTCAACTGGAAGATGCCAATCGCAAAATCTCCGAGCTGGTAAAGCTCGAAGAGCGTCAGCGGATTGCCCGTGATCTGCATGACACACTCGGACAAAAATTGTCGCTGATCGGTCTGAAAAGCGAACTGGCCTACAAGCTGATGGAGAGCAAGCCACAGCAAGCTGAACAGGAGATGCTCGATGTACGGCAAACAGCCCGTACTGCTCTCAAGGAAGTGCGTGAGCTGGTTACCCAGATGCGTGGTACTCGTCTTGAAGATGAATTATTCCGGGCACGGCAAATTCTGGAAGTGGCAGATGTCGAGCTTCACTTGTCGCAGAATGATGATCTGCATGATGTATCCCTGATTGCAGAAAATGTACTTGGCATGTGTCTCAAGGAAGCGATCAACAATGTTATCAAGCACAGTGAAGCTACTGTCTGCGACATCATGATTGAGTCCAGCCCGACCGAACTCATACTAACGGTAAAAGATAATGGAGTCGGTATTAACTTGAAGTCCAAGCGTTATTCCGGCAATGGACTAAGAGGGATGAAGGAACGGCTTGAATTTGTGAATGGCAATCTGTCTATTACATCAGCTGAAGGAACAACACTGCAAATTACCGTGCCGAATGCGGTACAACGACAGTTATAAAGAAAGAAGGGCATGGATATGATTAAGATCGTCATTGCTGAAGATCAACGCATGCTGCTCGGCGCACTCGCTTCTCTGCTGGATCTGGAAGATGATATTACTGTCATCGGCAAAGCAACGAATGGGGAAGAGGCCGTTCAGCTGGTACACCGTCTGCAGCCGGATATCTGTATCATGGACATCGAGATGCCTGCCAAAAGCGGTCTCGATGCCGCAGAAGAACTTAAAAACACCAGCAATTGCAAAGTTATTATTCTCACGACCTTTGCCCGAACCGGATATTTTGAACGAGCGCTCAAAGCAGACATACAGGGATATCTGCTCAAGGACAGCCCTATTGAAGAATTGGCTCATACGATTCGCATGGTTATGGCCGGTCGCAAAATCTATGCTTCCGAGCTGATTGACGATGGTTATCATGGCGAGAAAAATCCGCTGACCGAACGGGAAAAAGCCGTACTGGAACTTATTGCAGACGGCAAAAATACCAAAGAAATATCGAACGAACTTTTTATTACAACCGGCACGGTGCGCAATTATGTGTCGATTATTATGGACAAACTTAATGTGAGCAATCGGATCGAAGCAATCAAGCATTTCAAGGAAAAAGGCTGGTTCAAATCACAGTGAATTTCGCTACTGAAATTCACTGTTTTTTTGCGGTAATATAGGATCGGTTTGGCGATGATAGAGTCTTTAGCTGGATAAAGACACTGTGAATTTTTATTTCTCCTATAGCTGGACAGAAAAAAGCTGCAGATACAGGACTCGACCTGATCTGCAGCTTTTTGGTGATCTTCTTTTTGGTAATCCTCTATTTAATAATCATTCTGTGTTTGGCTAATTCATTTTTTCGGGAGCAAGTCTTATTCGACTACCTTGAGAATAATTTTGCCGATATTGCGATTGGCTTCCATATGCTGCTGGGCTTCCATGGCCTGCGCCAGCGGGAATACAGTATCAACAATAGGCTGGATTTCTCCTTTTTCCATATGAGGGAACACATCGCGCATAAAATCAGCGGTCAAGCGGGCTTTATATTCGTCGCTTCTTGGCGTGAGAAGAGTACCGGTGAGCTGAACGCATTTGGACATCAGTGCGAACAGATTGACCTGCTCTACCTGAATGCCGCCCAGAATGCCGATCAATACCCAGCGGCCTTCTTTTTTGATACTAGCGAGGTTTTTGTCCCAGTAATCGGCGCCGACAAAGTCGAGAATCAGATCTACCCCTTGTCCACCTGTCGCCTGAAGCACTTCTTCTTCAAAAGATTGCTGTTTGTAATTGATCAGCACATCCGCACCCAGATCGCGGCAGAAGTCCAGCTTTTCCTGGGAGCCCGCTGTTACGATTACCTGGGCATTACTGAGTTTTTTGGCGAGCTGGATCGCTGCTGTACCGACACCGCTGGCGCCTGCATGGATAAGGACCGATTCGCCTGGCTGTAGACGTCCGATCCAGTACAGCGTCTGGTATGCGGTCAGGAATACTTCCGGTACTGCTACCGCCTGTTCAAATGTATACGTAGAAGGAACCTTTATCGCCCGGTCTGCCGGCATTACCGCATATTCGGCATAACCTCCGCCATTGACCAGACCCATCACCCGATCGCCGGGGCTATATTGCGATTCTCCTTCAACCTTTTCTACTACACCGGCGATCTCGACACCAAGGATCGGATTGGTTGCATAGCCGGACTTGCCTTCACGAGTCACAATATCAGTACGGTTAATTGCTGCGGCATGAACCTTGACCAGCAGCTCACCGGGAGCAGGTACAGGAGCAGGGAGGTCCGTAAGCTTCAGCCCGTTGGCATTTTCCTGTTGTTCGACAATAATGGCTTTCATATCAGTACACTCCTTTATTTTCGCGAAATAGATAGTACAACAATTAATTTTACACTATTTACTTGATAAATGATATATCTTGCGCCTGTAGGGATAATTGCTCAAACACGATAATCATTATATACACAGATCCCGGCTATTTTATCCATGCCTGTTGTAACAGTTGAACACCGGTGACGATCTGCTCTGTAGTTAGATTGCTGAACCCAAGCTGAACGGTGGGCCTTCGTTCGATAACTGAAGAGGAATAATAACGATTCGTCGGATATACCTTTACGCCATGATACAGTGCCTGATCGATCAGCTCTTCTTCACTACAGGACTGTTGCACCTCCACGAGAAGATACAACCCCGAATGAGCGCCGATAATCCGAATCTCTGTACCAAATGATTCCTGCAGTGCTGTGACGAGCACATGCATTTTGCGGCGATAGATTGCTCGCATTCTACGTATATGAGCGCTCCAGTATCCTTGCTCCATAAAGGAAGCCATCGTCTGCTGATGAAGAACCGACGCGGATTGCTCCACAAAGCTAAACATCTGTCTGTACTGCTCCATCAGGGCAGGAGGCAGCAGCATATAACTTAATCGAATCGACGGCAGGAATCCTTTGGAAAAGGTACCCAGATAGATGACGGCTGCATCCTGCTGAAGGGAAGCAAGAGCAGGAATAGGTTGATGCCGGTAACGAAATTCACTGTCGTAATCATCTTCGATAATATAACCTTGCCGTTCCTCGGCCCACTTCAACAGCTGATAACGTTCTGCTGCCGGCAGTATGGCTCCGGTAGGAAACTGATGGGAAGGAGTAACATAGGCGATTCGGGATAGACTTTGCTTGAGCTGCGAGATATCTATTCCTTTGGACGTTAACGGGATCGGTTCTGTCTGCAAATCCTGCATATGAAAAATCGTACGTGCCCCGTCATAGCCGGGATCTTCTACAGCCAGGGAGTGATAGCCATTCCTCTTCAGCAGGATGGAAAGCTGGAGAAGCAGCTGCTGCGTACCGCTGCCTATAATTACCTGATCCATCGAGGTGCGAATGCCCCGGGATTGCAGCAGATAGAGAGCAATTTGCTGTCTCAGTTCAGGTTCTCCCTGATAATGCCCATAAGTATAGATGTGTGCTTGCTGCAGCACGTAGTTGGCACAATTTCGCCATTTTTTCACGGGAAATACCTGACCATCCACGCTGCCAATCCGAAAGTCGATCAGTACGTTGGATTTCACTAACGCTGGTATGTCTACCGGAGAGAATGTTCTGTCGATAGGAGATAAAGGTTCCTCGACAGGCTCTACATAGTATCCTTTTTTGGGCTCGCTGCGGATATATCCTTCTGCCAGCAGTTGTTCATAAGCATTAAGTGTGGTGTTACGACTAACTCCCAACTGCTGGGCCAACTGACGGATCGAAGGCAGAGCGGTATGTTTCTCTAGTTGTCCTTCTTCAATCAGCGAGCGGATAAAGTGATAGATCTGTATGTATTTGGAGCGGGTATGATCAAGGTGAATCAATAGTTCGTTCATGGTCACAGCCTTCTTTCTTTGGCAGTTATTTAGGCTTCTACTATTCAAGCTTTTACCATCTGACATGCTTTATAGATCTATTTTGTACCTTTTATTCATGTCAGAAATTATAAATACTATATAAGAAACCACATCGACTGTACAGAACAGTCAGGCCATTTGCCAAACATATTGAATAATAAAAGGCTGAACCAGCCGGAAAAGGAGCGAATAATGAATATTATAAAAGCGGATTTGCAGCATTTGGAGGATGTAACTTCCCTGTTTGATCAATACCGGGTATTTTATGGACAGGATAGCGACCGGGCAGCTTGCAGTGCATTTATTGAGGAGCGGATGACCAGAAAAGAGTCGATTATATTTATCGCATACGATGGAGAACAGGCAACCGCTTTTACCCAGCTGTACCCATCGTTTACTTCGATCGGTATTCGGCCTATTTATGTACTGAATGATTTGTTTGTCACACCAGAGTATCGGGGAAAAGGGGCAGGTCGTGCTCTGCTGGAGCATGCTTTTGCATTTGCCGGAACGATGGGAGCCACAAGGGTGATCCTGCAGACACATGTCGATAATCGCGCAGCCAAAGCATTATATGAAAGTGCCGGTATGGAGTTGGATAGACAATATGACCATTATGTAAAAACGATCTAAAAGGATATAGGTCAATAAAAGTTGGAACAATAAAAAGTCCGCTTCGACGATATAGCGAATGCGGACTTTTATTGCAGCTTGTATGCAATGCACCATGGTGATCATGGATATTGCGATATTGATTATAGAGATATTGATTATAGAAATAATATGGATCATGAACACTACATCATCCCTATCATGCATGAATAAATGGATGATGGTTCTCTGACGGCACAAGGCAATTAAAGAGATGGATTAACCAGTCTCATCAGCGCTTCCGGAATGTTCAGCTGATTGTTATCTGTCAGCTTCTGAACCAGTTCATATTCCGGATCTGTTTTGTCAACCGATTTGATCGATTGGACTTCATGATGCAGCCGCTCCATTTTGTAATCCAGAGCGGTAGCGGAATCTGCAGCATCCTTGAGCTCTTTCAGCAGATGCTCCGGTACAGCACCTTCATATTTGTAAAAGATTTTGTGTTCCAGACTTGCCCAGAAATCCATGGCGATTGTGCGGATCTGTACTTCCACATAGACATCTTCCTGCCGATCGGACATAAATACAGGTACCTGAATAATCATATGCAGGCTGCGATAACCGTTGGACTTGGGGTTTCGGATGTAATCCTTGACTTCGATAACGCGGATGTCTGCCTGATTAGTCAGCATCTCGCATACCCGGTAAATATCCTCGGTAAAGGAGCAGGTGATACGCAGTCCGGCAATATCCCGGACAGTCTCCTTAATATCCGACAGACTTTGGGCATAGCCTTTGCGCTGCAGTTTTTTCATAATACTTTCGGGAGATTTGATCCGTGATTTGATATGCTCAATTGGGTTATATTCATGCAGTACATGAAATTCATCGTTCAGAATCTCGATTTTTGTAGTGAGTTCTTTTAGGGCGAATTCATACATCATCATAAAGCGTGTAATATTATTGCGTATTAACTTTAACTGTTCCAGCTGATTTTCCATAATTCTCTCCTGTACTCGTAATAACATAAAACCTTATATACTTAGTATGCCTAAATAATAGTCAAAAAGAAAGTTTACTAAACAAATAGAACCGCTATAAAATGAATATGGATAAATTTGTATTCCCCATCATTGCTTCAAGTGTTAAAATCTACCATATGAGGAGCGAATCTTTCTCTGTCGATCAGCAGAAAGATTCGCTTTTTTATTGATGAACAGTATCATACAGAGGCATAAAAAGAGAATAAAGGGGTCATGTCATGAGTTCCGTCCGTAATTACAGAGCATCGTACCAATCCTATCTAACTCGCCAGGATGTCGATGGAGCCAAAATCAAGTACATTTTTATTATCAACACAATGGAAAGTCTGCAGCGATATATGAAACGCAACAATATGCAGACCGTATTCAACAAATTCTCACCGCTGTCCATGTATGGAGATATTCAGGTACTGGCACAGCTGGGCGGAGAATTTTACCGTTTACCGGAATTTAACGAGAAAAGTGCACCTAAATATACCAAAAACAATATCTATGGACAGGACGCATCTGCGAATGAAAAGGTCGATTTGTTCTCTGATCTGTTCCATACGAGCGAGCTGACTCATATTATCTGGTTTACCGATGAAGAGATTACGCCCTATGTATCGGTTATTCAATCGATGCATGCGCCGCATCTGTTCTGGAACTTTGTATCTATCAAAGGCTATCCGCTGCGCTGCGAAGGTACACTGCCCAAAAATATAAACCTTACCCATGCTCCCAAAATATCCAGTCTGGCTACATCTGTATTGTATCGAAAAGTACTAAATCGGTTCTCCCAATATGTCAATAAAACCGATCTGCCTCTGAGCGGGCGGGTACGTATCAGCCGGACCGAAGATCTGTCAGGCTCTGTTTCTATTATCAAAGGTGCCAAATTACCTGTAGAGCAGATGAATATCAAAATCGGCGTCGGCTGGAAAACGTTTGGAGAAGAGTGTCTCAGCACTGCGATGCTGCTAACCAATGACAAGCTGCTGGATGCAGAAAATATTACTTTTTTCGGTAATAAATCTACAATCGGCATGACGCATATTGACAGCAGGGAGCTGCCGACAGAGGACATGGAGCAGTATATGATTAATCTATCTGCTATTGAACAGGCCAGCCAGGACAAAGTGCTGTTTACCCTGGTGATGCCAGGTGGAGCGCCGGAGCAGCTGTATATCCGCATGCTGACCTACGATAACCGGGAGATTCTTCGTTATTCTATAGACATGAGCGTCTGCCAGGAGAACACCGCGCTGGAGCTGGGCGCGCTCTATATGTACAAAGGAGAATGGCGGTTCCATGCGATCGGTAATGGCTATAATGCCGGTATGGAGAAAATCGGAGCACAGTACGGAATCAGTGATCTGACAGAGAGCTATGATTTCACTCCAGGTATTATCGAGGATATTGCACTGGATGGCAGATCATTTGAATATCATATGCAGGATCTGTTTACCAAACTCGGATATGAAGTTGACATGCCGACCAGTGATCCGTATGCTCCGGATTATGGGGTAGACCTCATTATTACCAAAGCAGGCATTCGGACAGCGGTACAGCTCAAATGCTTTAACAATGTAGTGCCGATCAAGGCGATTCAGGAAGTGTATGCAGGTGCACAGATGTATAACTGCACACGATACATGGTAGTAGCTACCAATTACTTTAGCCGTGCAGCTCTCCAGCTGGCTGAACAGCTGCAGGTGGAAATCTGGGATAAAACGCAGCTAAAAAAGATCGAGGATCGTCTTCGTTCGCGTATTGGTGTCTCGCCGAATCATGAGCTGAAGCTCAAGCTGTCCAAACAGGAATCCGAGGATGAGATTGATATCGATATCTCTGCCTTTCTCGTGGACGAGCATGACCGGTGTCTGGGAGATGATGATCTGGTCTTCTACAATCAACCCGAGCATGCCAGTGGATGTATACGTCTTATTAATGATACAACATGGGAAAAGCTGATGTATCTGAATCTGTCACTCCTGCCGGATCACTGTCAGCGGATCATTATTATCGGTTCTCTGGATGCCTACAAACAGCGGGTCGAGCTGATTATCGATAATGAGCTGGATCTGTACCATACATTTGAATATATGCCTAGTGCCGTATGTGATACGCTGGTGCTGGGTCAATTCCGCAAAATTGATGGAGAGTGGGCTTTTACAACCTCTGACAAGTATTTTGTGGGTGGCTTGGAAGAAGCCTGCAAAATGTACGGACTGGTTGTAGAAGAATAGAGGACTTCCCTAGCAAGCAGATGTAAATAAACCGAATAAAAAAGCTGCCGGGTTCAATTCCGGCAGCTTTTTTTTGCTTCTGATATGTGGTGAGAGGAGAGAGAAGATGATTTGACATGTAACCCGTTTCAACGATTAAAGTGAGAAGTAGATCCACTCACAATAAGAGCAGAGCATTTCCAGTAAGTGCAAAGTACTTCCAGTACGAATAGAGTACTCACCAATAGGGTAGAAAGCTGTTCTTATAGCTGTTCTCGGCGATGTGCTATTTAATAAACACAGTCCTATTGTTCGTTAACTGGGCAGAGAAAAGGCGCGAATATATTTCAAAATCAGGGAGCTGGTAACTTATGAATAATACGGATCGTAAAATTGTATTTATCGATATTGACGGTACGCTGGTCGATGATAATGGGCATGTACCCGAATCCGCTGCATTAGCCTGCAGACAAGCCCGGGAGAATAATCATCTGCTGTTTCTCTGTACAGGAAGATCCAAGGCGGAAATCTATGATTCGATCTGGGATATCGGTTTTGATGGATTGATTGGAGCAGGCGGGGGATATGTAGAGATTGAAAATGAAGTGCTATACCACAAAAAGGTACAACCGGAAGATGTACGTCATATGGTGGATTTTTTTGACCGGCATGGTATCCAGTTTTATCTGGAATCCAATGCCGCGCTGTATGCGAGTGCCGGTCTCAGACCTCAGCTGGAACAGCTGATCTATGGAGATGTTCA
It encodes the following:
- a CDS encoding fatty acid desaturase, yielding MIMSSIKQLKKEVAPFEKNDSNKSIMQLITTILPLIILWFAAYWSLSVSYWLTIPITIVAGLFVIRTFIIFHDCCHGSFFKNRQLNNIIGTITGVITLTPYMQWKQSHSIHHATSSNLDKRGTGDIWTLTVNEYAEAPWYTRLSYRLYRNPFVLFGIGPIAVFLIQQRFNRRGAKRTERLNTYLINILIVALYTGLCLLVGWKAFVMIQLPIFYIATMLGIWLFYVQHTFEDSYFEKEDEWSYVQAAVEGSSYYQLPLVLQWFTGNIGFHHVHHLSPRVPNYYLEDAHNATPPLQKATTITLKTSFKSIRFRLWDEEGKKFISFRQFKQQERQNQRIINEPKPSAAVQMDLK
- a CDS encoding sensor histidine kinase, with protein sequence MNKLQELFRKSTGGINLYIWLLFFILPFYFIYDKFSIMGFVFGVILILVFFTANLLSLIVKGRQIYVWFGIQIALSVIMGLNFGFIYFSLFLSFFLGAVHNKVGFFVLYIINLLSTLGLSYISLVSDTTEFIGQLPLVMINVIAVILVPIQAHNKTRQDHLQGQLEDANRKISELVKLEERQRIARDLHDTLGQKLSLIGLKSELAYKLMESKPQQAEQEMLDVRQTARTALKEVRELVTQMRGTRLEDELFRARQILEVADVELHLSQNDDLHDVSLIAENVLGMCLKEAINNVIKHSEATVCDIMIESSPTELILTVKDNGVGINLKSKRYSGNGLRGMKERLEFVNGNLSITSAEGTTLQITVPNAVQRQL
- a CDS encoding response regulator transcription factor, producing the protein MIKIVIAEDQRMLLGALASLLDLEDDITVIGKATNGEEAVQLVHRLQPDICIMDIEMPAKSGLDAAEELKNTSNCKVIILTTFARTGYFERALKADIQGYLLKDSPIEELAHTIRMVMAGRKIYASELIDDGYHGEKNPLTEREKAVLELIADGKNTKEISNELFITTGTVRNYVSIIMDKLNVSNRIEAIKHFKEKGWFKSQ
- a CDS encoding NAD(P)H-quinone oxidoreductase, which translates into the protein MKAIIVEQQENANGLKLTDLPAPVPAPGELLVKVHAAAINRTDIVTREGKSGYATNPILGVEIAGVVEKVEGESQYSPGDRVMGLVNGGGYAEYAVMPADRAIKVPSTYTFEQAVAVPEVFLTAYQTLYWIGRLQPGESVLIHAGASGVGTAAIQLAKKLSNAQVIVTAGSQEKLDFCRDLGADVLINYKQQSFEEEVLQATGGQGVDLILDFVGADYWDKNLASIKKEGRWVLIGILGGIQVEQVNLFALMSKCVQLTGTLLTPRSDEYKARLTADFMRDVFPHMEKGEIQPIVDTVFPLAQAMEAQQHMEANRNIGKIILKVVE
- a CDS encoding PLP-dependent aminotransferase family protein; translation: MNELLIHLDHTRSKYIQIYHFIRSLIEEGQLEKHTALPSIRQLAQQLGVSRNTTLNAYEQLLAEGYIRSEPKKGYYVEPVEEPLSPIDRTFSPVDIPALVKSNVLIDFRIGSVDGQVFPVKKWRNCANYVLQQAHIYTYGHYQGEPELRQQIALYLLQSRGIRTSMDQVIIGSGTQQLLLQLSILLKRNGYHSLAVEDPGYDGARTIFHMQDLQTEPIPLTSKGIDISQLKQSLSRIAYVTPSHQFPTGAILPAAERYQLLKWAEERQGYIIEDDYDSEFRYRHQPIPALASLQQDAAVIYLGTFSKGFLPSIRLSYMLLPPALMEQYRQMFSFVEQSASVLHQQTMASFMEQGYWSAHIRRMRAIYRRKMHVLVTALQESFGTEIRIIGAHSGLYLLVEVQQSCSEEELIDQALYHGVKVYPTNRYYSSSVIERRPTVQLGFSNLTTEQIVTGVQLLQQAWIK
- a CDS encoding GNAT family N-acetyltransferase, which gives rise to MNIIKADLQHLEDVTSLFDQYRVFYGQDSDRAACSAFIEERMTRKESIIFIAYDGEQATAFTQLYPSFTSIGIRPIYVLNDLFVTPEYRGKGAGRALLEHAFAFAGTMGATRVILQTHVDNRAAKALYESAGMELDRQYDHYVKTI
- a CDS encoding GTP pyrophosphokinase, producing MENQLEQLKLIRNNITRFMMMYEFALKELTTKIEILNDEFHVLHEYNPIEHIKSRIKSPESIMKKLQRKGYAQSLSDIKETVRDIAGLRITCSFTEDIYRVCEMLTNQADIRVIEVKDYIRNPKSNGYRSLHMIIQVPVFMSDRQEDVYVEVQIRTIAMDFWASLEHKIFYKYEGAVPEHLLKELKDAADSATALDYKMERLHHEVQSIKSVDKTDPEYELVQKLTDNNQLNIPEALMRLVNPSL
- a CDS encoding TerD family protein, which codes for MSSVRNYRASYQSYLTRQDVDGAKIKYIFIINTMESLQRYMKRNNMQTVFNKFSPLSMYGDIQVLAQLGGEFYRLPEFNEKSAPKYTKNNIYGQDASANEKVDLFSDLFHTSELTHIIWFTDEEITPYVSVIQSMHAPHLFWNFVSIKGYPLRCEGTLPKNINLTHAPKISSLATSVLYRKVLNRFSQYVNKTDLPLSGRVRISRTEDLSGSVSIIKGAKLPVEQMNIKIGVGWKTFGEECLSTAMLLTNDKLLDAENITFFGNKSTIGMTHIDSRELPTEDMEQYMINLSAIEQASQDKVLFTLVMPGGAPEQLYIRMLTYDNREILRYSIDMSVCQENTALELGALYMYKGEWRFHAIGNGYNAGMEKIGAQYGISDLTESYDFTPGIIEDIALDGRSFEYHMQDLFTKLGYEVDMPTSDPYAPDYGVDLIITKAGIRTAVQLKCFNNVVPIKAIQEVYAGAQMYNCTRYMVVATNYFSRAALQLAEQLQVEIWDKTQLKKIEDRLRSRIGVSPNHELKLKLSKQESEDEIDIDISAFLVDEHDRCLGDDDLVFYNQPEHASGCIRLINDTTWEKLMYLNLSLLPDHCQRIIIIGSLDAYKQRVELIIDNELDLYHTFEYMPSAVCDTLVLGQFRKIDGEWAFTTSDKYFVGGLEEACKMYGLVVEE